The following coding sequences are from one Reyranella humidisoli window:
- a CDS encoding SGNH/GDSL hydrolase family protein yields the protein MPDRPELMAIGDSIYNGTRSLTTNAELAALAVPAQVARAFGWNFRTPSYPRDVLFDLEDLFRSGRFDLDGLKQSVLDNAQAWLDQGRWSADDCFDNISIAQTTIADQASLTYNNNVSKIAGLIEAVRDAEGFDFVGVLPALYEAVNASFLLNPSNDPASAFADRTPLEILAQRRPKRLLVNIGINDGIWTICLMATKDQFSPDAIATDMHDLGVRLNDMRQAGQIDHVYLNLLPKPSCVANLMPRVDPGALPRGADYFPEYLGRLGQIGGLSGAEMKALDEGVRDLNRRIADDLSETFGGEGLAFIDAYGMMELHDNKHYRETREHEIWIKDWRINNVPLQRWPHKGGLYGLDNLHPTAVGYAILAQAVCRRIEAEEGLAPVAPIDLAAAFRSDSLLTDMPRRLDISLLLINLVVGFAALARPGA from the coding sequence ATGCCTGACCGTCCTGAACTCATGGCCATTGGCGACTCCATCTACAACGGCACGCGCTCGCTGACCACCAATGCCGAACTCGCGGCCTTGGCCGTGCCGGCGCAGGTCGCGCGGGCGTTCGGGTGGAACTTCAGGACACCCTCCTATCCCCGTGACGTGCTGTTCGACCTTGAAGACCTGTTCCGCTCCGGGCGCTTCGACCTCGACGGTCTGAAACAATCGGTGCTGGACAACGCGCAGGCGTGGCTCGACCAGGGACGCTGGTCGGCCGACGACTGCTTCGACAACATCTCGATCGCCCAGACCACGATCGCCGACCAGGCCTCGCTCACCTACAACAACAACGTCTCGAAGATTGCCGGATTGATCGAAGCAGTGCGCGACGCCGAGGGCTTCGATTTCGTCGGCGTGCTGCCAGCACTCTATGAGGCGGTCAATGCGAGCTTCCTGCTCAACCCGTCGAACGATCCGGCGAGCGCCTTCGCCGACAGGACGCCGCTCGAGATCCTGGCGCAGCGCAGGCCGAAGCGGCTGCTGGTCAATATCGGCATCAACGACGGCATCTGGACGATCTGCCTGATGGCGACGAAGGACCAGTTCTCGCCCGATGCCATCGCCACCGACATGCACGATCTCGGCGTGCGCCTGAACGACATGCGGCAGGCAGGACAGATCGATCACGTCTATCTCAACCTGCTGCCCAAGCCGAGCTGCGTGGCCAACCTGATGCCGCGGGTCGATCCCGGCGCGCTGCCGCGCGGAGCCGACTATTTTCCCGAATATCTCGGCCGGCTGGGCCAGATCGGCGGCCTCAGCGGCGCCGAGATGAAGGCGCTCGACGAAGGCGTGCGCGATCTCAACCGGCGCATCGCCGACGACCTGTCGGAGACCTTCGGCGGCGAGGGTCTCGCTTTCATCGACGCCTACGGCATGATGGAACTGCACGACAACAAGCACTACCGCGAGACGCGCGAGCACGAGATCTGGATCAAGGACTGGCGGATCAACAACGTGCCACTGCAGCGCTGGCCGCACAAAGGCGGGCTCTACGGGCTCGACAACCTCCATCCCACGGCGGTCGGCTATGCGATCCTGGCGCAGGCGGTCTGCCGGCGGATCGAGGCGGAGGAAGGCCTCGCACCCGTGGCACCGATCGATCTCGCGGCGGCGTTCCGCAGCGATTCGCTGCTGACCGACATGCCGCGCCGGCTCGACATCAGCCTGCTGCTGATCAATCTCGTCGTGGGCTTCGCCGCGCTCGCGCGGCCCGGCGCCTAG
- a CDS encoding TAXI family TRAP transporter solute-binding subunit, whose amino-acid sequence MSSPPARTTHSHDGHYTTKSSLGRRAALQAAAAAGLVLSAAPAGAQAMRVRLGTATPGGGFPVYGAAFVEGVRRFDPTLEIEAINTKGSTENVPMLEAGTLDIALVQGEVVHESLQGIGRAPADLRVLTAMYPTAGMFVVRADSPYRTIADLRGKPIAWGAGGSGLVILGRYAMDGLGLDAAKDFQPIYLERAGDGPAMVLDGRAAALWGGGNGWPGFMTMANSKDGARFIAPDAAEIRRILGKHTFLKPVTQAAGSFRGQAAAIPSVGSWSFVLARPGLDETTAYRIVKALYAVQQAGTPPPQLVDTTAANTVAVVPGRQRLHPGVARFYREIGLLT is encoded by the coding sequence ATGTCATCTCCCCCTGCTCGGACAACACACTCGCATGACGGGCATTACACCACAAAGTCATCTCTCGGCCGGCGTGCGGCACTGCAGGCCGCGGCGGCTGCCGGTCTGGTGCTTTCGGCAGCGCCGGCGGGAGCGCAGGCCATGAGGGTTCGTCTCGGCACCGCTACGCCCGGGGGCGGTTTCCCGGTCTATGGCGCGGCCTTCGTCGAAGGCGTGCGGCGTTTCGATCCGACGCTCGAGATCGAGGCGATCAACACGAAGGGCAGCACCGAGAACGTGCCTATGCTCGAGGCCGGCACGCTCGACATCGCGCTGGTCCAGGGCGAGGTGGTGCATGAGTCGCTGCAGGGCATCGGTCGCGCGCCGGCCGATCTGCGCGTACTGACGGCCATGTATCCCACCGCCGGCATGTTCGTCGTGCGGGCGGATTCGCCCTATCGCACGATCGCCGACCTCAGGGGCAAGCCGATCGCCTGGGGCGCCGGTGGCTCGGGACTGGTCATTCTCGGGCGTTACGCCATGGACGGTCTCGGGCTGGATGCCGCGAAGGACTTCCAGCCGATCTATCTCGAACGCGCGGGCGACGGCCCGGCGATGGTGCTCGACGGCCGGGCCGCCGCACTGTGGGGCGGCGGCAATGGCTGGCCCGGATTCATGACCATGGCCAACAGCAAGGACGGCGCGCGCTTCATCGCGCCCGACGCCGCCGAGATCCGGCGCATCCTCGGCAAGCACACTTTCCTCAAGCCGGTGACGCAGGCGGCGGGCAGCTTTCGCGGGCAGGCGGCGGCGATCCCTTCCGTAGGATCCTGGAGTTTCGTGCTGGCGCGGCCCGGACTCGATGAAACGACGGCCTACCGTATCGTGAAGGCCTTGTACGCCGTGCAGCAGGCCGGCACTCCGCCGCCGCAGCTCGTCGACACGACGGCCGCCAACACGGTCGCGGTGGTGCCGGGACGCCAAAGGTTGCATCCCGGCGTCGCACGTTTCTATCGCGAGATCGGTCTGCTCACGTAA
- a CDS encoding Bug family tripartite tricarboxylate transporter substrate binding protein: protein MAQRRTFVLGALAATAASATGFGARAQAFPTKPIRFVVPFAAGGNADVTARLVGDGMSRKLGQTVLVDNRPGAGGVVGQETVLQAPADGYTMVIGAFGTLYVSPLMAGKPSMVPSFAPVSMLSTVPMIVVVPANSRFTDFQSMLAAAKAKPGTISMGHAGNGTPNHTDILRIQENEKVSFSIVPYRGSGVGLNDVLAGQIDSYVDQLSSSLPHLQSGKLRALVVIGEKRTPELPNVPTLAEVGCTAFDGGTTLGIFVRQDTPAPIIATLNAAAVAALADPAIRQKFVDLGATVRPSTPAEFGAFMKTEEAGIGDLARKGLLKPE, encoded by the coding sequence ATGGCGCAACGGCGAACATTCGTGCTGGGGGCACTTGCCGCCACGGCCGCTTCGGCAACCGGCTTCGGGGCGCGGGCGCAGGCCTTTCCAACCAAGCCCATTCGTTTCGTCGTGCCCTTCGCCGCCGGCGGCAATGCCGACGTGACGGCGCGCCTGGTGGGCGACGGCATGTCGCGAAAGCTCGGCCAGACTGTCCTGGTCGACAACCGTCCGGGCGCCGGTGGTGTCGTCGGACAGGAAACGGTGCTGCAGGCGCCAGCCGATGGCTACACGATGGTGATCGGCGCGTTCGGCACGCTCTACGTATCGCCGTTGATGGCCGGCAAGCCGTCGATGGTGCCGTCGTTCGCGCCGGTCAGCATGCTGAGCACCGTGCCGATGATCGTCGTCGTGCCGGCCAACAGCCGTTTCACCGATTTCCAGTCGATGCTGGCGGCGGCCAAGGCCAAGCCCGGCACGATCAGCATGGGACACGCCGGCAACGGCACGCCCAATCACACCGATATCCTGCGCATCCAGGAGAACGAGAAGGTCAGCTTCTCGATCGTGCCGTACCGCGGCTCGGGCGTCGGACTGAACGACGTCCTCGCGGGCCAGATCGACAGTTACGTCGATCAGCTCAGCAGTTCGCTGCCCCATCTGCAGTCGGGCAAGCTGCGCGCGCTGGTCGTCATCGGCGAGAAGCGCACGCCCGAGCTGCCCAACGTGCCGACACTGGCGGAAGTCGGTTGCACGGCCTTCGACGGCGGCACCACACTCGGCATCTTCGTGCGTCAGGATACACCGGCGCCGATCATCGCAACGCTGAACGCAGCGGCGGTCGCGGCGCTCGCCGATCCCGCGATCCGCCAGAAGTTCGTCGACCTCGGGGCGACGGTGCGTCCGTCCACCCCCGCCGAGTTCGGCGCCTTCATGAAGACGGAAGAGGCCGGGATCGGCGATCTCGCCAGGAAGGGACTGTTGAAGCCCGAGTAG
- a CDS encoding copper-binding protein produces the protein MFTSRITLAAVLAVAAVAPLPAYAAGLHSLHEVDQNQGLEDCTAEAPNGAPLASGRIVAVDKDASRVTIDFRPLPLLPEGGVRVFAVEDPASLKGLGPGDRVRFEVERDGRGFVVTRLENSN, from the coding sequence ATGTTCACGAGTAGAATCACGCTTGCTGCGGTCCTTGCGGTCGCAGCGGTTGCGCCGTTGCCGGCCTATGCCGCAGGCCTGCACAGCCTCCACGAAGTCGATCAGAACCAGGGACTTGAGGATTGTACCGCCGAGGCGCCGAACGGGGCGCCGCTCGCCAGCGGGCGCATCGTGGCCGTCGACAAGGACGCAAGCCGCGTCACCATCGACTTTCGTCCGCTTCCGCTGCTCCCCGAGGGCGGCGTGCGGGTTTTCGCCGTCGAAGATCCCGCCTCGCTGAAGGGCCTCGGCCCGGGTGACCGTGTCCGCTTCGAGGTGGAACGCGATGGCCGGGGTTTCGTCGTCACGCGTCTGGAGAACAGCAACTAG